One Gimesia aquarii DNA segment encodes these proteins:
- the rpoC gene encoding DNA-directed RNA polymerase subunit beta' — MSVAQTAYERINDYGSVKIGLASPHDIRSWSFGEVKKPETINYRTYRPERDGLFCERIFGPEKDWECACGKYRGMKYKGMICDRCGVKVTHSRVRRKRMGHIELAAPIVHIWFFKSMPSRLGALLNMKTTALEKVVYFQDYVVTDPGETPLEMCQTMTEEEARQNQAKYGPGAFEIEMGAEAIKKLLMNLNLVELSEQLRKDLFETASQQKRKDYIKRLKIVESLRDSDNRPEWMVLEVIPVIPPDLRPLVLLDSGNFATSDLNDLYRRIINRNNRLKKLVDLNAPEVIVRNEKRMLQQSVDALFDNNRCKRPVLGSSNRPLKSLTDMIKGKQGRFRENLLGKRVDYSARSVIVVGPELKLHQCGLPKKIALELFQPFIIRRLKDSGHADTIKSAKRMLERKDEDVWDILDEVIQNHPVLLNRAPTLHRMGIQAFEPILVEGNAIRIHPLVCTGFNADFDGDQMAVHLPLSIEAQVEATTLMLATNNIFSPSDGAPIIRPSQDIVMGCYYLTLKKTERRGEGMIFSSVGEVHAGFQQGKLDRHAIIKVRMPSDRRIKGDGADHYKMGGLIETTVGRVIFNDILPRKMAFYNLTMKGRDLSNVISDCYLELGRRETINLLDKMKETGFRESTLSGLSFATSDLKTAPNKGKVISDSEKTVLQKTKLYERGLITAEERYNQVLDTWTHARELITNSMMHELENDYRDEGRYVNPIYLMSNSGARGGIEQMRQLGGMRGLMAKPSGEIIETPIKANFREGLTVLEYFSSTHGARKGLADTALKTADSGYLTRKLADICQNVVVTEHDCGTAQGMTRGVVYRGEKVEMSLTDAIRGRVSRTNIVDPITDEVIVRENELITVDIARRIEEMGLEKIQVRSPMTCESSLGICRLCYGMDLSTGSLVEEGLAVGIIAAQSVGEPGTQLTMRTFHIGGTASREVEENEIRTRRAGKATFARIRSVVNSEGLSVVLTRNGEVVINDPKGRELERYTIPNGATLMVNEGDEIDEGQVICQWDPHSISILAEVGGRVRFEECVEGKTIRTDKDPSGHVRRSIIEHKGELHPQIIIEDGTGKILDFYYLPEKASLEVEEGQQITAGTVVAKNPRESSGTQDITGGLPRVTELFEARRPKDPSVLAEIDGEVEFVPEKKRGKRIVIVRGEDGTEVEHVIPHGKHLLVHAGDLVKAGDALVRGPLVPHDILRVSGTEAVQQYLLHEIQNVYRAQRVTIDDKHLEIIISRMLSKVLVEDVGDTNLLPGIVLDKLTFQKINEETIACVKVVDSGDTDFQPDDLVPLSTIEEVNAQVELAGQAPASFTKPKPASASSQLLGITKASVQSESFISAASFQETTKVLTEAALGGRVDYLVGLKENVILGHLVPAGTGFYQHQTAEVRIRPEALEELKAEKERILAARMSLLNEVQPDKPVPLGGGQEDIPLGGGQDAAEFSSEGGVEAPMENTPPSPNPFDDELKSS, encoded by the coding sequence GTGAGTGTTGCACAGACAGCTTACGAGCGAATTAACGATTACGGTTCAGTAAAAATTGGTTTGGCCAGTCCGCACGATATTCGGAGCTGGTCATTTGGCGAAGTCAAAAAGCCAGAAACAATCAATTACCGAACATACCGACCAGAACGCGACGGTTTATTCTGTGAGCGAATTTTCGGGCCTGAAAAGGACTGGGAATGTGCTTGTGGAAAATACCGCGGCATGAAATACAAAGGCATGATTTGTGACCGTTGTGGCGTCAAAGTGACTCACAGCCGCGTCCGAAGAAAACGTATGGGGCATATCGAATTAGCCGCACCCATCGTTCATATCTGGTTCTTCAAATCAATGCCCAGTCGATTGGGTGCGTTATTGAATATGAAAACCACCGCTCTGGAAAAGGTGGTTTACTTCCAGGACTATGTTGTCACCGATCCTGGAGAGACTCCGTTGGAAATGTGTCAGACCATGACCGAAGAAGAAGCGCGCCAGAATCAAGCCAAGTACGGACCTGGTGCGTTTGAAATCGAGATGGGTGCAGAGGCCATCAAAAAGCTTCTCATGAATCTGAACCTCGTTGAACTTTCAGAGCAACTTCGTAAAGATCTGTTTGAAACTGCGAGTCAACAGAAACGCAAAGACTATATCAAGCGCTTGAAAATTGTTGAGTCTTTAAGAGATAGTGACAACCGACCGGAATGGATGGTCCTGGAAGTGATTCCCGTGATTCCGCCAGACTTGCGTCCGCTGGTCCTTCTGGACTCAGGTAACTTTGCGACCAGTGACTTAAACGACCTTTATCGAAGAATTATCAATCGTAACAATCGTTTAAAAAAACTGGTCGATTTAAATGCTCCCGAAGTGATCGTTCGTAATGAAAAACGGATGTTACAACAGTCTGTCGATGCCTTGTTTGACAATAACCGTTGTAAACGCCCTGTACTCGGTTCCTCAAACCGACCTCTGAAATCCTTGACCGATATGATCAAAGGAAAACAAGGACGCTTTCGCGAAAACCTATTGGGAAAGCGTGTTGACTACTCTGCACGAAGTGTGATTGTGGTTGGTCCAGAGCTGAAGCTCCATCAATGTGGACTACCTAAGAAGATCGCATTGGAGCTCTTTCAGCCGTTTATCATCCGTCGTCTGAAAGACAGCGGTCACGCTGACACGATCAAGTCGGCTAAAAGAATGCTCGAACGCAAAGACGAAGACGTGTGGGATATTCTGGATGAAGTGATTCAGAACCATCCTGTGCTTCTGAACCGCGCTCCCACTTTACACCGTATGGGAATTCAGGCATTTGAACCGATCCTTGTTGAAGGAAATGCAATTCGAATTCACCCCCTTGTTTGTACCGGATTCAATGCCGACTTTGATGGCGATCAAATGGCCGTCCACCTGCCATTGTCGATTGAAGCGCAGGTAGAAGCAACGACATTGATGCTGGCAACGAATAATATCTTTAGCCCTTCCGATGGAGCACCGATTATTCGTCCTTCGCAGGATATCGTGATGGGTTGCTACTACCTCACGCTAAAGAAAACAGAGCGACGTGGAGAAGGCATGATCTTCTCCAGTGTGGGTGAAGTGCATGCTGGATTCCAGCAAGGCAAATTAGATCGCCACGCAATTATCAAAGTGCGCATGCCCTCAGATCGACGAATCAAGGGGGATGGCGCCGATCATTATAAGATGGGAGGTTTAATCGAAACGACGGTAGGACGCGTTATTTTCAACGACATCCTGCCCAGAAAAATGGCCTTCTATAACCTGACGATGAAAGGTCGTGATCTTTCCAATGTGATTTCTGACTGCTATCTGGAATTGGGTCGACGCGAAACGATTAACCTGCTCGACAAGATGAAGGAAACTGGTTTCCGGGAATCAACGTTGAGTGGTCTTTCTTTCGCAACCAGCGATTTGAAGACAGCACCCAACAAAGGAAAAGTGATTTCCGACTCAGAAAAAACAGTCCTGCAAAAAACCAAGCTTTATGAGCGTGGTTTGATTACAGCAGAAGAACGCTATAACCAGGTGCTTGATACCTGGACTCACGCACGTGAATTGATCACAAATTCCATGATGCATGAACTGGAAAATGATTATCGGGATGAAGGTCGCTATGTGAACCCCATTTACCTGATGTCGAATTCTGGTGCCCGTGGTGGTATCGAACAGATGCGTCAGCTGGGTGGTATGCGTGGGCTGATGGCCAAGCCAAGTGGTGAGATCATCGAAACTCCCATTAAGGCGAATTTCCGTGAAGGCCTGACCGTTCTGGAATATTTCAGTTCAACTCACGGTGCACGTAAAGGTCTGGCCGATACAGCATTGAAAACTGCCGATAGTGGTTACCTGACCCGTAAACTCGCCGACATCTGTCAAAACGTGGTCGTCACAGAGCATGATTGTGGTACCGCCCAAGGTATGACTCGTGGAGTTGTCTATCGAGGCGAAAAAGTCGAAATGAGTTTGACCGACGCGATTCGTGGTCGTGTCAGTCGTACCAATATCGTCGATCCAATTACTGATGAAGTGATCGTGCGGGAAAATGAACTGATTACTGTGGACATTGCCCGTCGCATTGAAGAAATGGGGCTGGAAAAAATTCAGGTTCGCAGCCCGATGACTTGCGAATCCTCATTGGGGATCTGCCGGCTCTGTTACGGTATGGACCTCTCCACAGGTTCACTCGTAGAAGAAGGCCTGGCAGTGGGTATCATTGCTGCACAAAGTGTGGGTGAACCTGGAACCCAGTTAACGATGCGTACCTTCCACATTGGTGGAACAGCCTCTCGTGAAGTGGAAGAGAACGAAATTCGCACGCGTCGTGCCGGTAAAGCGACATTCGCCCGCATTCGATCAGTTGTGAATAGCGAAGGTCTGAGCGTGGTGCTGACGCGAAATGGTGAAGTGGTGATTAACGATCCTAAAGGTCGTGAATTGGAACGCTATACCATTCCCAATGGTGCGACTCTGATGGTCAATGAAGGTGATGAGATTGATGAAGGGCAAGTCATCTGTCAATGGGACCCACACTCGATTTCCATTCTGGCGGAAGTAGGCGGGCGTGTTCGATTTGAAGAGTGTGTCGAAGGCAAAACCATTCGAACTGACAAAGACCCCAGTGGTCACGTTCGTCGTTCTATAATTGAGCATAAAGGCGAATTACATCCGCAGATTATTATCGAAGATGGTACAGGCAAGATTTTGGACTTCTATTATCTTCCTGAAAAGGCAAGCCTTGAAGTGGAAGAAGGACAACAAATTACCGCAGGTACTGTCGTCGCTAAAAACCCACGTGAATCTTCGGGTACTCAAGACATTACCGGTGGTCTGCCTCGTGTGACTGAGCTGTTTGAAGCACGTCGCCCCAAAGATCCGTCCGTTTTGGCGGAAATCGATGGTGAAGTCGAATTTGTGCCTGAGAAGAAACGCGGCAAGCGAATTGTGATTGTTCGCGGCGAAGATGGAACCGAAGTCGAACACGTGATTCCCCACGGTAAGCACTTATTAGTCCATGCCGGCGACCTCGTAAAAGCCGGCGATGCTTTGGTTCGTGGCCCACTTGTTCCACATGATATTTTGCGTGTCAGTGGAACCGAAGCCGTTCAGCAATACTTGCTGCACGAAATTCAAAATGTGTACCGTGCTCAACGTGTGACAATCGATGACAAGCATCTCGAAATCATCATTTCCCGCATGTTAAGCAAAGTACTTGTCGAAGATGTGGGCGATACGAACTTGTTGCCGGGAATTGTGCTCGATAAGCTGACTTTCCAGAAGATCAATGAAGAAACCATCGCTTGTGTGAAAGTGGTTGACTCTGGTGATACTGACTTCCAGCCAGATGACTTGGTACCACTCTCAACCATTGAAGAAGTAAATGCACAAGTGGAACTTGCCGGACAGGCTCCTGCCAGCTTTACAAAACCTAAGCCAGCGTCTGCCAGTTCACAGCTCCTTGGTATTACGAAAGCATCAGTGCAAAGTGAAAGCTTCATCTCGGCAGCCAGCTTCCAGGAAACAACGAAGGTACTTACTGAAGCTGCACTTGGTGGTCGCGTTGACTACCTTGTAGGCTTAAAAGAAAATGTCATTTTAGGTCACCTGGTACCAGCGGGAACAGGCTTCTATCAACACCAGACTGCTGAAGTTCGGATTCGCCCAGAGGCGTTAGAAGAATTAAAGGCAGAAAAAGAACGGATTCTGGCAGCTCGTATGAGCCTGTTGAATGAAGTCCAGCCTGACAAACCGGTACCATTGGGTGGCGGCCAGGAGGACATCCCACTAGGCGGTGGTCAAGATGCTGCTGAATTCAGTAGTGAAGGTGGGGTTGAAGCTCCTATGGAAAATACCCCCCCCAGCCCCAACCCATTTGATGATGAGTTGAAATCAAGTTGA